GAAGAAACACTGGGAATCGTAGCAAGCGTCTACGAGCTCGTGATCAAGGCAGGCGTTTATCGAGCAGAAAGCATCAAGGTAGCAGAAGCGGCAAAAGTCATTGAAAATGCACAGCGGGATGTCAATATTGCGTTTATGAATGAGCTGGCGATGCTGTTCAATCAGATGGATATTCCGACAAAGGCCGTATTGCAAGCAGCAGGAACCAAGTGGAACTTCCTCCCTTTTTCACCTGGCTTGGTCGGTGGGCATTGCATCGGGATCGACCCGTACTATTTAACGTACAAAGCAGAAGACAGTGGCTATCGCTCCCGCATTATTTTGGCGGCCAGACACATTAACGATGGCATGGGGAAGTATGTCGCCCAACAAATCATTAAAATGGCAGTTCGCGCGAAGCTCGATCTTCAAAATGTACGGATCGGCATATTAGGTCTGTCATACAAAGAGGACTGCACAGATATCAGAAATACCAAGGTGACGGATATTATTGAGGAATTGAAAGAATACGGCATGAATCCGTTGGTCGTAGACCCGATGGTGAATCCTCGGGAGGCATACGAGGAATACGGCATTGAGCTGTCAGAGATGAAGGCTCTCCACGACTTGGACATAGTGGTTGTAGCGGTACCACATGCTGCCTTTGCCCAGATGGAAGTCTCTGATTTTGCCGCGATGTACAGCAAGAATGAAGCAAAAATCATGATCGATATAAAAGAGATTTATTCCAAAGCTGCCTTTGAAAACAGTGGATTTCATTACTGGAGCTTGTAGGCAGTGGAGGGGAGAGAGCGACAGTGATGAAACAGTTGATAGAGAAAATCAAGCCCAAAAAGAAAGAGAAAATCGAAGAAGTACTGACGGTTTCCAAAACGGAGAGGCGCGTGCTATCGAATGTGCCAGACCCGGAGAAAATTCGTGTCCAAGTGGACCGCCGTGGAGCTAGAGATACGAATGAGTCAGGAATGCTAGAGGACCCGGAATACCTGGATCGCATTCGGATGCTGAGTCTGCGCTACATGGCGGATTTTCCAGTGACGCTGTTGACCAAGAAACAGCGGGTCAAGGATGGAATCAAGGCCAGAGCCGTGGACATTTCTTCGACTGGACTATTAGTTGAACTAGATTCAGAGATGGAAGACATCCAGATGGGACAAGTGTTTATGATCCATTGCACAATCCCGCCCGGCACAATGCCAGAAGGCTATGAGTCAACGGTGAAGCTGGATGCAACCGTCGTTCGCCGGTTTGCGCAGGAAGAGGATGGGCGTCAGAAGTGCATGCTCGCCTTCGAGTTTTCCAAACCGCTGACTGAGTATTTTCGCAAAAAACGCTGGGGATACGCCATTTATATTGCAAGTGCTTCCCTGTTTTTCGCTGCGACGTTTATCGTGCTCATGCGCGCGGAGAGCGTGATTTATTTCAAATACAACGTGTACTTATATTTGTACAGCTTGATTGCTGCTGCCTTTTTGCTGACACGGTATTTATTCGGTGCTCTTTATCGGGAGGTTCCCGTCAATCCGGACTATACACCAGGCGTTAGCATCATTATTCCTTGCTTCAACGAAGAGCAGTGGATTCACCGGACGATTTTGAGTTGTGTGAATCAGAACTACCCGATTGATAAGCTGGAGGTCATCGTGGTAGACGACCGCTCGACGGACCGATCAGTAGAAGAGATTCAAAAGGTCATCGATATGGTTCATAACGAAGCGGAGCGCTATATGACCCGTGAGCGTGTGAAGATGCACATTCTTCCGGAAAACGGCGGGAAACGGGTCGCTTTGGTAAAAGGTGTGGAAATGGCCAAGCACGATTTGGTTGTCTTCGTTGATTCAGACAGCTTTTTGGAACCGACTGCGATTCGCAACCTCGTACAGCCTTTCCAAGACCCCAAAATGGGTGGTGTCGCAGGGCGTACGGATGTGGAAAACAAGTTCACCA
The window above is part of the Brevibacillus antibioticus genome. Proteins encoded here:
- a CDS encoding nucleotide sugar dehydrogenase, which gives rise to MNLYEGIVERQEKIAVVGLGYVGLPIAMALSKRASVIGFDVNKEKIAAYQKGNFHDADVDQELTGDAAIAFTSDENRLQEARFFIVAVPTPVKSGNVPDLKYVESASRMVGRQLRKGAIVVFESTVYPGATEDVCLPILEAESGLRCGEDFKIGYSPERINPGDKVNRLENIVKIVSGMDEETLGIVASVYELVIKAGVYRAESIKVAEAAKVIENAQRDVNIAFMNELAMLFNQMDIPTKAVLQAAGTKWNFLPFSPGLVGGHCIGIDPYYLTYKAEDSGYRSRIILAARHINDGMGKYVAQQIIKMAVRAKLDLQNVRIGILGLSYKEDCTDIRNTKVTDIIEELKEYGMNPLVVDPMVNPREAYEEYGIELSEMKALHDLDIVVVAVPHAAFAQMEVSDFAAMYSKNEAKIMIDIKEIYSKAAFENSGFHYWSL
- a CDS encoding glycosyltransferase family 2 protein gives rise to the protein MKQLIEKIKPKKKEKIEEVLTVSKTERRVLSNVPDPEKIRVQVDRRGARDTNESGMLEDPEYLDRIRMLSLRYMADFPVTLLTKKQRVKDGIKARAVDISSTGLLVELDSEMEDIQMGQVFMIHCTIPPGTMPEGYESTVKLDATVVRRFAQEEDGRQKCMLAFEFSKPLTEYFRKKRWGYAIYIASASLFFAATFIVLMRAESVIYFKYNVYLYLYSLIAAAFLLTRYLFGALYREVPVNPDYTPGVSIIIPCFNEEQWIHRTILSCVNQNYPIDKLEVIVVDDRSTDRSVEEIQKVIDMVHNEAERYMTRERVKMHILPENGGKRVALVKGVEMAKHDLVVFVDSDSFLEPTAIRNLVQPFQDPKMGGVAGRTDVENKFTNAITKLQTVRYYIAFRIMKAAESWFDSVTCLSGPLSCYRKELILQHSEAWLNQKFLGQPATFGDDRSMTNFILRTHRTGYQDSAICSTIVPSDMNVFLKQQMRWKRSWLRESLRASGFIWRKEPFMAIFFYIGLIVPIAAPIIVLYNLGYVPLVHHIFPGTFLMGLLLMALLMSLAHLFFRRSKLWVFGIVFCVFYELVLLWQMPVAWVTFWKSTWGTRETPQDVEARLKKEARKKNKKGFGLPF